A portion of the Plasmodium gaboni strain SY75 chromosome 5, whole genome shotgun sequence genome contains these proteins:
- a CDS encoding putative 50S ribosomal protein L17, apicoplast, whose product MKIWILFFLFCKSVLNFKLKHNVSNICIINREPLKYISNKRNTSLLAHTNKNFRKLGRDRAQRRALLRALTTSLLRYGKIVTTEAKAKETRRKVDRIITYAKKHDDNKQYAYRLIANYVYDRELALNVVKQAPVRYKERHGGYTKIKLLPKSRKGDASRMAMLELL is encoded by the exons ATGAAGATATggatattattttttttgttttgcAAGAGCGTGTTGAATTTTAAATTGAAACATAATGTGTcaaatatatgtataataaatagAGAGCCcttaaaatatatatcaaataaaagaaatacTTCATTATTGGCacatacaaataaaaatttcaGGAAATTAGGAAGGGATAGAGCTCAAAGGAGAGCTCTTCTAAGGGCATTAACAACCAgt TTATTGAGGTATGGTAAAATAGTAACAACTGAAGCAAAAGCAAAGGAAACTAGAAGAAAAGTTGATAGAATAATAACATATGCTAAAAAACATGATGACAATAAACAATACGCTTATAGATTGATAGCTAATTATGTTTATGATAGAGAATTGGCCCTTAACGTAGTTAAACAg GCCCCTGTTAGATATAAAGAAAGACATGGAGGATACACTAAAATTAAGCTTTTGCCAAAAAGTAGAAAAGGAGATGCATCAAGAATGGCCATGTTGGAACttctttaa
- a CDS encoding putative G10 protein → MPRIRTMNSRKPPEGWHKVESFLEEMNKQMRSLENEDTSKKRKNEILWPIFQINHKTSRYIYELYYKRKEISRELYDYLVQEKYVDGALISKWRKQGYENLCCLKCIQVSDSNFSNTCICRVPKSDLGNKVLQCVNCGCRGCASGDN, encoded by the exons atgcCACGTATAAGAACTATGAATTCAAGAAAGCCACCTGAAGGTTGGCATAAGGTTGAGTCCTTTTTAGAAGAAATGAATAAACAAATGAGAAGTTTGGAAAATGAAGATACTTCTaagaaaaggaaaaatgaaatattgTGGCCaatttttcaaataaaCCATAAAACCTCTcgttatatatatgaattatattataaaaggAAAGAAATATCAa gagagttatatgattatttaGTTCAAGAAAAGTACGTAGATGGGGCTTTAATTTCTAAATGGAGAAAGCAGGGATATGAAAATTTGTGCTGCTTAAAATGTATACAAGTATCAGACAGTAATTTTAGTAATACTTGTATATGTAGGGTTCCAAAAAGTGATTTAGGAAATAAG GTATTACAATGTGTAAATTGTGGATGTAGGGGTTGTGCAAGTGGAGATAATTAA
- a CDS encoding inner membrane complex protein: MENFNLHSIIKMNSTVSLLFGIFLTVIGSIFMAIANTFMKLGLSDSKKKKYMFTNYSCDMKWYIGFIVYCFGSFLHIIALGFAPASTLAPMNSFGLIANAIVANIYLNEKLGKIELISTFGIFFGISICACASFLCETEKVHFNPIHIIESWKNPWYIFYIFVSIFLSFFTLIYLNHEENKIISENEEIYAAKRYVELNVMDEKKQETEDENINSLINSKTLTEAANIYPKTIGLAYGFLAGLIGSQCVLEIKEIVAFLHIGLNNKHIYRTPLPHLCFVFLIISIYLQIHFLNLGLTRGEATLVVPTYYVFWTFFGTLGGLVKFNEIENFNFNSILLFLVGFLLTVLFISILAVQEITFLRKYVDKEVPDLPLENLDIHTQVLQNKKLSKQVILNMGLFPVSLLGTTVGRKKFRPLYERFRRTRSILSDTHIGDQHCEYSIDNNIYNAYTLPYDIYNTNTDTFSAKKKKYRHTEPRIENTYIF, encoded by the coding sequence ATGGAGAATTTTAATCTTCATAGtatcataaaaatgaaCAGCACTGTGAGTTTACTCTTTGGGATTTTTTTAACAGTAATAGGATCCATATTTATGGCTATAGCAAATACATTCATGAAATTAGGTTTGAGTGATTCgaaaaagaaaaagtaCATGTTTACTAATTATTCTTGTGATATGAAATGGTATATAGGATTTATTGTTTATTGTTTTGGATCctttttacatataattgCCCTAGGTTTTGCCCCTGCAAGTACATTAGCCCCTATGAATTCATTCGGTTTAATAGCCAATGCTATTGTTgctaatatatatttaaatgagAAGTTAGGAAAAATAGAATTAATATCTACATTTGGAATATTTTTTGGTATTAGTATATGTGCATGTGCTTCCTTTTTGTGTGAAACAGAAAAAGTTCATTTTAATCCTATTCATATAATAGAGAGTTGGAAAAATCCTTggtatattttttatatttttgtttcGATATTTCTATCTTTTTttacattaatatatttaaatcatgaagaaaataaaatcatatcagaaaatgaagaaatatatgCTGCAAAAAGATATGTTGAATTAAATGTAATGGATGAGAAAAAACAAGAAACTgaagatgaaaatattaactCATTAATAAATAGTAAAACTTTAACTGAGGCTGCTAATATATATCCTAAAACTATTGGTTTAGCATATGGATTTTTAGCTGGATTAATTGGATCACAATGTGTTTtagaaataaaagaaattgTTGCCTTTTTACATATAGGTTTAAATaacaaacatatatatagaaCACCTTTACCACACTTATGTTTTGTATTTCTTATCATTTCTATCTATTTACAAATACATTTCTTAAACTTAGGATTAACCAGAGGTGAAGCAACCCTAGTCGTTCCAAcatattatgttttttgGACATTTTTTGGAACATTAGGTGGTCTAGTCAAATTTAACGAAATTGAAAATTTCAATTTTAATTCTATTCTATTGTTTTTAGTAGGATTTCTACTCACcgttttatttatatcgATTTTAGCTGTTCAAGAAATAACATTCTTACGTAAATATGTGGATAAAGAAGTACCAGATTTACCACTGGAAAATTTAGATATACATACACAAGtattacaaaataaaaaattatcaaaacaagttatattaaatatggGTTTATTCCCTGTATCTTTACTTGGAACAACTGTTGGAAGAAAAAAGTTTCGCCCATTATATGAAAGATTCAGAAGAACCAGAAGTATTCTCTCAGATACACATATTGGTGATCAGCATTGTGAATATTctatagataataatatatataatgcATATACCCTACCTTACGATATATACAATACAAATACAGACACATTTAGTGCtaaaaagaagaaatatagACACACTGAACCAAGAATTgaaaatacatatattttttaa
- a CDS encoding putative iron-sulfur assembly protein: MTIHIFLCFLLILKITNALKSSRFSSYIYTPKTFLYNNKSISNKKILRKFVNRIKLVDDTIKSNEHIIKITDNATNKIKELQKECNDDYLILKLYVENGGCKGLKYKLNPIKKNEIEEDDYIQQFDELKFILSIDSTSVIYIYNNTLDYSNDLISGGFKFINPNATKKCGCGKSFNV, encoded by the exons atgACAATACACATTTTTCTGTGTTTTCTCTTAATACTTAAAATTACTAATGCCTTAAAATCTAGTAGGTTTagttcatatatatatactccaaaaacatttttatataacaataaaagtatatcaaataaaaagatTTTACGTAAATTTGTTAACAGAATAAAATTGGTGGATGATACAATTAAAA GCAATGaacatataattaaaataacAGATAATGcaacaaataaaattaag gaATTACAAAAGGAATGTAACGATGATTATTTGATTTTAAAACTATACGTAGAAAATGGTGGTTGTAAAGGTCtcaaatataaattaaatcCCATAAAAAAG AACGAAATTGAAGAAGATGATTATATACAACAATTTGATGAACTAAAATTTATCTTATCTATAGATTCAACTAGcgttatatatatttataataatactttAGATTATAGTAATGATTTAATCAGTGGTGGATTTAA GTTTATTAATCCAAACGCAACTAAAAAATGTGGTTGTGGAAAATCATTCAATGTGTGA